A genomic region of Cannabis sativa cultivar Pink pepper isolate KNU-18-1 chromosome 1, ASM2916894v1, whole genome shotgun sequence contains the following coding sequences:
- the LOC115706046 gene encoding triosephosphate isomerase, cytosolic, whose translation MGRKFFVGGNWKCNGTTEEVKKIINTLNEAQVPSQDVVEVVVSPPFVFLPTVKSLLRPDFHVAAQNCWVKKGGAFTGEVSAEMLVNLDIPWVIVGHSERRLILGESNEFVGDKVAYALSQKLKVIACVGETLEQREAGSTLEVVAAQTKAIADRVSNWDDVVLAYEPVWAIGTGKVASPAQAQEVHTELRKWLQANISAEVAASTRIIYGGSVNGANCKELAAKPDVDGFLVGGASLKPEFIDIIKSAEVKKNA comes from the exons ATGGGTAGGAAGTTCTTTGTTGGCGGTAACTGGAAATGC AATGGAACCACCGAGGAGGTGAAGAAGATTATCAACACACTCAATGAAGCTCAAGTGCCTTCCCAAGATGTTGTGG AGGTTGTGGTTAGCCCTCCGTTTGTGTTTCTTCCTACAGTGAAGAGTTTATTGAGGCCAGATTTTCATGTAGCAGCACAAAATTGCTGGGTTAAGAAGGGTGGTGCTTTCACCGGCGAGGTTAG TGCAGAGATGCTTGTCAATTTGGATATCCCGTGGGTCATTGTTGGTCACTCTGAAAGAAGACTCATATTGGGTGAATCCAATGAG TTTGTTGGAGACAAGGTTGCATATGCACTTTCACAAAAGTTGAAGGTGATTGCTTGTGTTGGTGAGACTCTTGAGCAGCGAGAAGCAGGATCAACCTTGGAGGTTGTTGCAGCACAAACCAAGGCAATTGCAG ACCGAGTGTCAAATTGGGATGATGTTGTCTTGGCTTATGAGCCAGTATGGGCTATTGGAACTGGGAAGGTTGCCTCTCCAGCTCAGGCGCAGGAA GTACACACTGAATTGAGAAAATGGCTTCAAGCAAACATTAGTGCTGAAGTTGCTGCCTCAACTCGGATTATCTACGGAG GATCTGTCAACGGTGCAAACTGCAAGGAATTGGCTGCAAAGCCTGATGTTGACGGTTTTTTGGTTGGTGGAGCTTCTCTCAAG CCGGAGTTCATTGACATAATCAAGTCAGCCGAGGTGAAGAAAAATGCATGA